One genomic segment of Burkholderia multivorans ATCC BAA-247 includes these proteins:
- the betI gene encoding transcriptional regulator BetI, protein MPKVGMREIRRAQLIDATLRSIDEAGLPGTTLASVAQRANISTGIVSHYFGDKDGLLEATMRHVLRDLWSATTRRRTAARKDPRSRLRAIVAANFDDTQIAAPVMKTWLAFWSQSMHDPMLKRLQHVNTRRLHSNLCAEFAKALPRAKAREAASGLAALIDGLWLRGALAGGPIDTRAALKLAHDYIDLLLASD, encoded by the coding sequence ATGCCGAAAGTCGGAATGCGGGAGATCCGCCGTGCGCAGTTGATCGACGCGACGCTGCGCTCGATCGACGAGGCGGGGCTGCCCGGCACGACGCTCGCATCGGTCGCGCAGCGCGCGAACATCTCGACCGGCATCGTCAGCCACTACTTCGGCGACAAGGACGGGCTGCTCGAAGCGACGATGCGGCACGTGCTGCGCGATCTGTGGTCGGCCACCACGCGCCGCCGCACGGCCGCGCGCAAGGATCCGCGCTCGCGGCTGCGCGCGATCGTCGCCGCGAACTTCGACGATACGCAGATCGCCGCGCCGGTGATGAAGACCTGGCTCGCGTTCTGGTCGCAGAGCATGCACGACCCGATGCTCAAGCGCCTGCAGCACGTGAACACGCGGCGCCTGCATTCGAACCTGTGCGCCGAGTTCGCGAAAGCGCTTCCGCGCGCCAAGGCGCGCGAGGCGGCCAGCGGCCTGGCCGCGCTGATCGACGGCCTGTGGCTGCGCGGCGCGCTCGCCGGCGGCCCGATCGACACCCGGGCGGCGCTGAAGCTTGCCCACGACTACATCGACCTGCTGCTCGCGTCCGACTGA
- a CDS encoding LysR substrate-binding domain-containing protein, whose amino-acid sequence MAKSIPLAALHTFVEVARCGSMKQAADLLCLSPGAVSQHVRHLEDRLAVRLFERNGRELELTGTGRALFDALAGGFREIESAWANLHGANRRVVRLTVTTTASFANSWLVQRLGAFNAHYPEIEITIDTRPQLVDLRRDYVDIAIRHGLGRYPGHASFRIWTPELWPVCSPQLLDRARPIAQPADCLAYPLLQDADRADWVLWLRAQGIEDPRAQRGASFSDDALLIKAAVASQGIALVRDIYARDEIAAGRLVRVLARPWPTELSYYVVCNEARRDEWKIVAFRDWLAREIGDGAGEPAGRDTRDTLAP is encoded by the coding sequence ATGGCCAAGTCGATTCCCCTCGCAGCGCTGCACACGTTCGTCGAAGTCGCGCGCTGCGGCAGCATGAAGCAGGCGGCCGATCTGCTCTGCCTGTCGCCCGGCGCGGTGAGCCAGCACGTGCGCCATCTCGAGGATCGCCTCGCGGTGCGGCTGTTCGAACGCAACGGCCGCGAACTCGAACTGACCGGCACCGGCCGCGCACTGTTCGACGCGCTCGCCGGCGGTTTCCGCGAAATCGAAAGCGCGTGGGCCAACCTGCACGGCGCGAACCGGCGCGTGGTGCGCCTGACCGTGACGACGACCGCGTCGTTCGCGAACAGCTGGCTCGTCCAGCGTCTCGGCGCGTTCAACGCGCACTATCCGGAAATCGAAATCACGATCGACACGCGGCCGCAACTGGTCGACCTGCGCCGCGACTACGTCGACATCGCGATCCGGCACGGGCTCGGCCGCTATCCGGGGCACGCGTCGTTCCGCATCTGGACGCCCGAGCTGTGGCCGGTATGCAGCCCGCAACTGCTCGATCGGGCGCGGCCGATCGCGCAGCCGGCCGACTGTCTCGCGTATCCGCTGCTGCAGGACGCGGACCGCGCGGACTGGGTGCTGTGGCTGCGCGCGCAGGGCATCGAGGATCCGCGCGCGCAGCGCGGCGCGAGCTTCAGCGACGACGCGCTGCTGATCAAGGCCGCCGTCGCGTCGCAGGGCATCGCGCTCGTGCGCGACATCTATGCGCGCGACGAAATCGCGGCCGGGCGCCTCGTACGCGTGCTCGCGCGGCCGTGGCCGACGGAGCTGTCGTATTACGTCGTGTGCAACGAAGCGCGGCGCGACGAGTGGAAGATCGTGGCGTTTCGCGACTGGCTCGCGCGCGAAATCGGCGACGGCGCCGGCGAGCCGGCAGGCCGCGATACGCGCGACACGCTAGCGCCGTGA
- a CDS encoding serine hydroxymethyltransferase encodes MSNTQSFFSQPLAERDAPVRSAILKELERQQSQVELIASENIVSRAVLEAQGSVLTNKYAEGYPGKRYYGGCEFADEVEALAIDRVKKIFNAGYANVQPHSGAQANGSVMLALAKPGDTVLGMSLDAGGHLTHGAKPALSGKWFNAVQYGVNRDTMRIDYDQVEELAQQHKPSLIIAGFSAYPRALDFARFRAIADSVGAKLMVDMAHIAGVIAAGRHANPVEHAHVVTSTTHKTLRGPRGGFVLTNDEEIAKKINSAVFPGLQGGPLMHVIAGKAVAFGEVLQPDFKAYIDNVLANAQALGEVLKAGGVDLVTGGTDNHLLLVDLRPKGLKGAQVEQALERAGITCNKNGIPFDTEKPTITSGIRLGTPAGTTRGFGVAEFREIGRLILEVFDALRANPEGDAATEQRVRREIFALCERFPIY; translated from the coding sequence ATGTCGAACACCCAGTCTTTCTTTTCGCAGCCCCTTGCAGAGCGCGACGCGCCGGTGCGCAGCGCCATCCTGAAGGAACTCGAGCGTCAGCAGTCGCAGGTCGAACTGATCGCGTCGGAAAACATCGTGTCGCGCGCCGTGCTCGAGGCGCAAGGCTCGGTGCTCACGAACAAGTACGCGGAAGGCTATCCGGGCAAGCGTTATTACGGCGGCTGCGAGTTCGCGGATGAAGTCGAGGCGCTCGCGATCGACCGCGTGAAGAAGATCTTCAATGCCGGCTATGCGAACGTGCAGCCGCACTCGGGCGCGCAGGCGAACGGCTCGGTGATGCTCGCGCTCGCCAAGCCGGGCGACACGGTGCTCGGGATGTCGCTCGACGCGGGCGGCCACCTGACGCACGGCGCGAAGCCGGCACTGTCGGGCAAGTGGTTCAACGCGGTGCAGTACGGCGTGAACCGCGACACGATGCGCATCGACTACGACCAGGTCGAAGAACTCGCACAGCAGCACAAGCCGAGCCTCATCATCGCGGGCTTCTCCGCGTATCCGCGCGCGCTCGACTTCGCGCGCTTCCGTGCGATCGCCGACAGCGTCGGCGCGAAGCTGATGGTCGACATGGCGCACATCGCGGGCGTGATCGCCGCCGGCCGCCATGCGAACCCGGTCGAACACGCGCATGTCGTCACGTCGACCACGCACAAGACGCTGCGCGGCCCGCGCGGCGGCTTCGTGCTGACCAACGACGAAGAGATCGCGAAGAAGATCAACTCGGCCGTGTTCCCCGGCCTGCAGGGCGGCCCGCTGATGCACGTGATCGCCGGCAAGGCGGTCGCGTTCGGCGAAGTGCTGCAGCCGGACTTCAAGGCGTACATCGACAACGTGCTCGCCAACGCGCAGGCGCTCGGCGAAGTGCTGAAGGCGGGCGGCGTCGATCTCGTCACGGGCGGCACCGACAACCACCTGCTGCTCGTCGATCTGCGCCCGAAGGGGCTGAAGGGCGCGCAGGTCGAGCAGGCGCTCGAACGTGCGGGCATCACGTGCAACAAGAACGGCATTCCGTTCGACACCGAGAAGCCGACGATCACGTCGGGCATCCGTCTCGGTACGCCGGCCGGCACGACGCGCGGCTTCGGCGTCGCGGAGTTCCGCGAGATCGGCCGCCTGATCCTCGAGGTGTTCGACGCACTGCGCGCGAACCCGGAGGGCGACGCCGCGACCGAGCAGCGCGTGCGCCGCGAAATCTTCGCGCTTTGCGAGCGCTTCCCGATTTACTGA
- a CDS encoding GlxA family transcriptional regulator, giving the protein MSPDRTASLSHFAFMPLPNFTMIAFTNAIEVLRMANYLSGQPLYRWSVISPDGGPVTASNGLTVDTGPAECVGQPDIVFVCGGVDVQRATTPAHLSALRRFARAGIPLGSLCTGTYALAKSGLLAGYACAIHWENMSALKEEFPDTRFLKELFVIDRDRITCTGGVAPLDMMLNLIAARVGTARVTQIAEQFIVEHVRDTSAQQRMPLVARLGSANKSLFEVISLMENNIEEPLSREELARLANMSQRQLQRLFREHLGMTPTHYYLTLRLRRARELLLQTDMSIMHITMACGFQSACHFSKSYRDAFGVAPTRERRKQVAPLAQGTPPGGPALPTLAIHA; this is encoded by the coding sequence ATGTCGCCCGACCGTACAGCGTCGCTGTCCCACTTCGCGTTCATGCCTTTACCGAACTTCACGATGATCGCGTTCACGAATGCGATCGAGGTGCTTCGGATGGCGAACTACCTGAGCGGTCAGCCTCTGTATCGATGGTCGGTGATCAGCCCCGACGGCGGCCCGGTCACGGCGAGCAACGGCCTGACGGTCGACACCGGTCCGGCCGAATGCGTCGGGCAGCCCGACATCGTGTTCGTATGCGGCGGCGTCGACGTGCAACGCGCGACGACGCCCGCGCATCTGTCGGCGCTGCGCCGTTTCGCACGCGCCGGCATTCCGCTCGGCAGCCTCTGCACGGGCACCTATGCGCTCGCGAAGTCGGGCCTGCTCGCCGGCTACGCGTGCGCGATTCACTGGGAAAACATGTCGGCGCTGAAGGAAGAGTTTCCGGACACGCGCTTCCTGAAGGAACTGTTCGTCATCGATCGCGACCGCATCACCTGCACGGGCGGCGTTGCGCCGCTCGACATGATGCTGAACCTGATCGCTGCGCGCGTCGGCACCGCGCGCGTCACGCAGATCGCCGAGCAGTTCATCGTCGAACACGTGCGCGACACGAGCGCACAGCAGCGGATGCCGCTCGTCGCGCGCCTCGGCTCGGCGAACAAGTCGCTGTTCGAAGTGATCTCGCTGATGGAAAACAATATCGAGGAGCCGCTGTCGCGCGAGGAGCTCGCGCGGCTCGCGAACATGTCGCAGCGGCAGTTGCAGCGGCTGTTCCGCGAGCACCTCGGCATGACGCCGACGCACTACTACCTGACGCTGCGACTGCGCCGCGCGCGCGAGCTGCTGCTGCAGACCGACATGTCGATCATGCACATCACGATGGCCTGCGGCTTCCAGTCCGCGTGCCATTTCAGCAAGAGCTATCGCGATGCGTTCGGCGTCGCCCCGACGCGCGAGCGCCGCAAGCAGGTTGCACCGCTCGCGCAGGGCACGCCTCCCGGCGGCCCGGCGCTGCCGACGCTGGCGATTCACGCGTGA
- a CDS encoding discoidin domain-containing protein, whose product MKLKTLAAGIAAAALVHLFSVGTADAACISNPPAQSSASFPSALTGKLVYHSYVKYGDGTSQLFLYDFSAHTLTQLSKSTWGITDPMNGVFSPDGKWLAFMGIRNGAWNVFMLQLGAGTPPVDMTHSTGATRNEDPKFSPDGKTLVFKQNGDVKQGTLSFTSAGPVFTSIVSLTNAPSGAEYSMPYLSPDATAVYYATGAGANMGLMKRTIATGATATFDHPAGLQTYYPMVRADGMVFYARWKDSGGLDQIYAKSADPSSTPSALSINDCVSNNSDPAPVNGTNYLFFSSTTAGGYQLYVGDVTTGKRWSLSPFGVNADSTKAKLGANYYGGPAAAQPTLLSQGRPAAASASYNASMTPDKAFDGNTTSTRWDSPEGTGVDPQWISVDLGAVKTINSVDLYWDAGALVYQIQTSNDNVNWTTIYSTNNGVSYQHVTLPNLNGRGRYVRMLGTKRATQWGYSLYQMQVWGS is encoded by the coding sequence GTGAAATTGAAGACCCTTGCGGCCGGCATCGCGGCCGCCGCCCTCGTTCACCTTTTTTCCGTCGGCACCGCCGACGCCGCCTGCATCAGCAATCCGCCTGCCCAGTCGAGCGCATCGTTTCCGTCCGCGCTGACCGGCAAGCTCGTGTATCACAGCTACGTCAAGTACGGCGACGGCACGAGCCAGCTTTTCCTGTACGACTTTTCCGCACACACGCTCACGCAGCTCAGCAAGAGCACGTGGGGCATCACCGATCCGATGAACGGCGTGTTCAGCCCGGACGGCAAGTGGCTCGCGTTCATGGGCATCCGCAACGGCGCCTGGAACGTGTTCATGCTGCAGCTCGGCGCCGGCACGCCGCCCGTCGACATGACGCACAGCACGGGCGCGACGCGCAACGAGGATCCGAAGTTCAGCCCCGACGGCAAGACGCTCGTGTTCAAACAGAACGGCGACGTGAAGCAGGGCACGCTGTCGTTCACGAGCGCGGGTCCGGTTTTCACGTCGATCGTGAGCCTGACCAACGCGCCGTCGGGTGCCGAATATTCGATGCCGTATCTGTCGCCGGACGCGACCGCCGTCTACTACGCGACCGGCGCCGGCGCGAACATGGGGCTGATGAAGCGCACGATCGCGACGGGTGCGACCGCCACGTTCGATCATCCGGCCGGACTGCAGACCTACTATCCGATGGTGCGCGCGGACGGCATGGTGTTCTACGCGCGCTGGAAGGACAGCGGCGGGCTCGACCAGATCTATGCGAAGAGCGCCGACCCGTCGTCGACGCCGAGCGCGCTGTCGATCAACGACTGCGTGAGCAACAACTCCGATCCGGCGCCCGTGAACGGCACGAACTACCTGTTCTTCTCGTCGACGACGGCGGGCGGCTATCAGCTCTACGTTGGCGACGTGACGACCGGCAAGCGCTGGAGCCTGTCGCCGTTTGGCGTGAACGCCGACTCGACGAAGGCGAAGCTCGGCGCGAACTACTACGGCGGTCCGGCCGCGGCGCAGCCGACGCTGCTGTCGCAAGGGCGGCCGGCCGCGGCATCGGCGAGCTACAACGCTTCGATGACGCCGGACAAGGCGTTCGACGGCAACACGACGAGCACGCGCTGGGATTCGCCGGAAGGCACGGGCGTCGACCCGCAGTGGATCTCGGTCGATCTCGGCGCGGTGAAGACGATCAACAGCGTCGACCTGTACTGGGATGCGGGCGCGCTCGTCTACCAGATCCAGACGTCGAACGACAACGTGAACTGGACGACGATCTACTCGACGAACAACGGCGTGTCGTACCAGCACGTGACCTTGCCGAACCTCAACGGCCGCGGCCGCTACGTGCGGATGCTCGGCACGAAGCGCGCGACGCAGTGGGGCTACTCGCTGTATCAGATGCAGGTGTGGGGGTCGTGA
- the betB gene encoding betaine-aldehyde dehydrogenase, translated as MSVYGLQRLYIGGGYVDATSGKTFDTFDPATGEQLAQVQQASAADVDRAVASAREGQREWAAMTAMQRSRILRRAVELLRERNDELAALETRDTGKPIAETLAVDIVTGADVIEYYAGLATAIEGLQVPLRADSFVYTRREPLGVCAGIGAWNYPIQIACWKTAPALAAGNAMVFKPSEVTPLSALKLAEIYTEAGVPAGVFNVVQGDGSVGALLTGHPDIAKVSFTGGVETGKKVMSLAGASSLKEVTMELGGKSPLIVFDDADLDRAADIAVTANFFSSGQVCTNGTRVFVHRSIKDAFTQKVLERVKRIRVGKPTDADTNFGPLVSAAQLDKVLGFIESGKAEGAKLLAGGTRLTEGHFANGQYVAPTVFGDCRDDMKIVREEIFGPVMSLLDFESEDEVIVRANDTHYGLAAGVVTENLSRAHRTIHRLEAGICWINTWGESPAEMPVGGYKQSGVGRENGITTLEHYTRIKSVQVELGRYNPVF; from the coding sequence ATGTCCGTATACGGTTTGCAGCGGCTCTACATCGGCGGCGGTTACGTCGACGCGACGAGCGGCAAGACTTTCGACACGTTCGATCCGGCGACCGGCGAACAACTCGCGCAGGTCCAGCAGGCGAGCGCTGCCGACGTCGATCGCGCGGTCGCGTCCGCACGCGAAGGCCAGCGCGAATGGGCCGCGATGACGGCGATGCAGCGCTCGCGGATCCTGCGCCGCGCGGTCGAGCTGCTGCGCGAGCGCAACGACGAACTCGCGGCGCTCGAGACGCGCGACACCGGCAAGCCGATCGCCGAGACGCTCGCGGTCGACATCGTCACCGGCGCGGACGTGATCGAGTACTACGCGGGCCTCGCGACCGCGATCGAAGGGCTGCAGGTGCCGCTGCGCGCCGATTCGTTCGTCTACACGCGCCGCGAACCGCTCGGTGTCTGCGCGGGCATCGGCGCATGGAACTACCCGATCCAGATCGCCTGCTGGAAGACGGCGCCCGCGCTCGCGGCCGGCAATGCGATGGTGTTCAAGCCGAGCGAAGTCACGCCGCTGAGCGCGCTGAAGCTCGCCGAGATCTACACCGAAGCCGGCGTGCCGGCCGGCGTGTTCAACGTCGTGCAGGGCGACGGCTCGGTCGGCGCGCTGCTGACCGGCCATCCGGACATCGCGAAGGTGTCGTTCACCGGCGGCGTCGAAACGGGCAAGAAGGTGATGTCGCTCGCGGGTGCGTCGTCGCTGAAGGAAGTGACGATGGAGCTCGGCGGCAAGTCGCCGCTGATCGTGTTCGACGACGCCGATCTCGATCGCGCCGCCGACATCGCCGTCACCGCGAATTTCTTCAGCTCCGGGCAGGTCTGCACGAACGGCACGCGCGTATTCGTGCACCGCTCGATCAAGGACGCCTTCACGCAGAAGGTGCTCGAGCGCGTGAAGCGCATCCGCGTCGGCAAGCCGACCGATGCCGATACGAACTTCGGCCCGCTCGTGTCGGCCGCGCAGCTCGACAAGGTGCTCGGCTTCATCGAAAGCGGCAAGGCCGAAGGCGCGAAGCTGCTCGCGGGCGGCACGCGGCTGACCGAGGGCCATTTCGCGAACGGGCAGTACGTCGCGCCGACCGTGTTCGGCGACTGCCGCGACGACATGAAGATCGTGCGCGAGGAAATCTTCGGGCCCGTGATGAGCCTGCTCGATTTCGAATCGGAGGACGAAGTGATCGTGCGTGCCAACGACACGCACTACGGGCTCGCGGCCGGCGTCGTGACCGAGAACCTGTCGCGCGCGCACCGCACGATCCACCGACTCGAAGCCGGCATCTGCTGGATCAACACGTGGGGCGAATCGCCGGCCGAAATGCCGGTTGGCGGTTACAAGCAATCCGGTGTCGGACGCGAGAACGGCATCACGACGCTCGAACACTACACTCGGATCAAGTCGGTGCAGGTCGAGCTCGGCCGCTACAACCCGGTATTTTGA
- a CDS encoding PLP-dependent aminotransferase family protein, giving the protein MKRYAALAQTIADSIRRGDLAPGERIPTVRAACRAYRVSPSTVFRAYYQLESEGLIVARPRSGYFVANLDASRLRSTLDPLRKPAAAPHVADTALCRLLDSLKHGDVVPLGSAFANYSLFPMSSLWRYVQSATRNMDRVTMLSGLPPGEDGLRRQIALRYLTAGAALPMDEIIVTTGALDALMLSLQALTRPGEVVAIERPAFPAALQAVQRLHLKAVEIPVDPHTGLDLDALAEALDTHPVRACWFMTSLHNPTGATLSDERKRALIELLAAHRVPLIEDDVYGELQFGPTPVRPAKVYDDSGLVLHCGSFSKCLAPGFRIGWVAAGRYARQIRQANCMGTPSADVPAQLAISSYLRHGGYDRFLRKLRRNLAAHQAQMVAAVHAYFPQGTEVFAPGGGYFLWIELPKRVDALRLFGAALENGISIAPGPIFSATGGFRRYVRLNYGRPWTPAVENAMQTIGTLAARQRHPE; this is encoded by the coding sequence ATGAAACGATATGCGGCGCTGGCGCAGACGATTGCCGATTCGATTCGGCGAGGCGATCTGGCACCCGGCGAGCGCATTCCGACCGTGCGCGCCGCGTGCCGCGCGTATCGCGTCAGTCCGTCGACCGTGTTTCGCGCCTATTACCAGCTCGAGAGCGAGGGTCTGATCGTCGCGCGGCCGCGCTCGGGCTATTTCGTCGCGAATCTCGACGCGTCGCGGCTCCGCTCGACGCTCGATCCGCTGCGCAAGCCCGCCGCCGCGCCGCACGTCGCCGACACCGCGCTGTGCCGGCTGCTCGACTCGCTGAAACACGGCGACGTCGTCCCGCTAGGCTCCGCGTTCGCGAACTATTCGCTGTTTCCGATGAGCAGCCTGTGGCGCTACGTGCAGTCCGCGACGCGCAACATGGATCGCGTGACGATGCTGTCCGGTCTGCCCCCCGGCGAAGACGGGCTGCGTCGCCAGATCGCGCTGCGCTATCTGACGGCCGGCGCGGCGTTGCCGATGGACGAGATCATCGTGACGACCGGCGCGCTCGACGCGCTGATGCTGAGCCTGCAGGCGCTCACGCGTCCCGGCGAAGTGGTCGCGATCGAGCGGCCGGCGTTTCCCGCGGCGCTGCAGGCCGTGCAGCGGCTGCATCTGAAGGCGGTCGAAATTCCGGTCGATCCGCACACGGGGCTCGATCTCGATGCGCTGGCCGAGGCGCTCGACACGCACCCGGTGCGCGCGTGCTGGTTCATGACGTCGCTGCACAATCCGACCGGCGCGACGCTGTCCGACGAACGCAAGCGCGCCCTGATCGAACTGCTCGCGGCGCACCGCGTGCCGCTGATCGAAGACGACGTATACGGCGAGCTGCAGTTCGGCCCCACGCCCGTGCGGCCCGCGAAGGTGTACGACGACAGCGGGCTCGTGCTGCACTGCGGATCGTTTTCGAAATGCCTCGCGCCCGGCTTCCGCATCGGCTGGGTCGCGGCCGGCCGCTATGCGCGGCAGATCCGCCAGGCGAACTGCATGGGCACGCCGTCGGCCGACGTGCCCGCGCAGCTCGCGATCTCCAGCTATCTTCGGCACGGCGGCTACGACCGCTTCCTGCGCAAGCTGCGGCGCAATCTCGCCGCGCATCAGGCGCAGATGGTCGCCGCCGTGCACGCGTATTTTCCGCAGGGAACCGAAGTGTTCGCGCCCGGCGGCGGCTATTTCCTGTGGATCGAACTGCCGAAGCGCGTCGACGCGTTGCGCCTGTTCGGCGCCGCGCTCGAAAACGGCATCAGCATCGCGCCGGGCCCCATCTTCTCCGCAACCGGCGGCTTCCGTCGCTACGTGCGCCTCAACTACGGCCGGCCGTGGACGCCGGCCGTCGAGAACGCGATGCAGACGATCGGCACGCTCGCCGCACGACAACGACACCCGGAGTAG
- a CDS encoding DMT family transporter, whose product MNALQLVTLAAIWGASFLFMRMGAPEFGVIPLIALRVAIAAVLLSPVLRDASARREFRTHAVPLFVVGVANSALPFCLLTYAALFVTAGTDSILNATTPLWTALVAYVWLRTPLTKPQTLGLAVGFAGVVVLAGSAVGAGAAGTPGAIAAAMLATLSYGFAAHYSKRKLANVRPFVSAFGSQLFAAIVLAPLAAPLWPRGDVHASAWIAVVLLGAVCTAIAYLLYFRLIRNAGAQYAASVTFLIPVFGVVWGAVFLHETITAQTLAGCAIILLGTALATGKLNGFATAAARASRR is encoded by the coding sequence ATGAATGCATTGCAGCTCGTCACCCTCGCGGCTATCTGGGGCGCGTCGTTTCTGTTCATGCGCATGGGCGCGCCCGAATTCGGCGTGATCCCGCTGATCGCGCTGCGCGTCGCGATCGCCGCCGTGCTGCTGTCGCCGGTGCTGCGCGACGCGAGCGCACGGCGCGAATTCCGCACGCATGCGGTGCCGCTGTTCGTCGTCGGCGTCGCGAATTCGGCGCTGCCGTTCTGTCTGCTGACATATGCGGCGCTGTTCGTCACGGCCGGCACCGATTCGATCCTGAACGCGACGACGCCGTTGTGGACCGCGCTCGTCGCCTACGTCTGGCTGCGCACGCCTTTGACGAAACCGCAGACGCTCGGGCTCGCGGTCGGTTTCGCCGGCGTGGTCGTGCTCGCCGGTTCGGCGGTCGGCGCCGGCGCGGCCGGCACGCCGGGCGCGATCGCGGCCGCGATGCTCGCGACGCTGTCGTACGGCTTCGCCGCCCATTACTCGAAGCGCAAGCTCGCGAACGTGCGGCCGTTCGTGTCAGCCTTCGGCAGCCAGCTGTTCGCCGCCATCGTGCTCGCGCCGCTCGCGGCGCCGCTATGGCCGCGCGGCGACGTTCACGCGTCCGCCTGGATCGCGGTCGTGCTGCTCGGCGCGGTCTGCACCGCGATCGCGTATCTGCTGTATTTCCGCTTGATCCGCAACGCGGGCGCGCAGTATGCGGCGTCGGTCACGTTCCTGATTCCGGTGTTCGGCGTCGTGTGGGGCGCGGTGTTTCTGCACGAGACGATCACCGCGCAGACGCTCGCCGGCTGCGCGATCATCCTGCTCGGCACCGCGCTCGCGACCGGCAAGCTGAACGGGTTCGCGACCGCGGCCGCGCGCGCGTCACGGCGCTAG
- the fdhA gene encoding formaldehyde dehydrogenase, glutathione-independent: protein MSSNRGVVYLGPGKVEVQKIDYPKMVDPSGRAIGHGVILKVVSTNICGSDQHMVRGRTTAPVGLVLGHEITGEVVEVGRDVETLKIGDLVSVPFNVACGRCAMCKETHTGVCLNVNPSRAGGAYGYVDMGGWIGGQAEYVLVPYADFNLLKFPDRDQAMAKIRDLTCLSDILPTGYHGAVSAGVKPGSTVYIAGAGPVGMAAAASARLLGAAVTIVGDMNAERLAHAKAMGFETVDLSKDATLGEQIAQILGKPEIDCAVDCVGFEAHGHGSSGHAEEAPATVLNSLMEITRPAGAIGIPGLYVTDDPGAQDKAAQHGSLSIRFGLGWAKSHSFFTGQTPVLKYNRNLMQAILYDRLPIAKIVNVTVISLDDAPEGYKKFDGGAPRKFVIDPHGLLAA, encoded by the coding sequence ATGAGCAGCAATCGAGGTGTCGTCTATCTTGGGCCGGGCAAGGTCGAGGTGCAGAAGATCGATTATCCGAAGATGGTCGACCCGAGCGGCCGCGCAATCGGACACGGCGTGATCCTGAAGGTCGTCAGCACGAACATCTGCGGCTCGGACCAGCACATGGTGCGCGGCCGCACGACGGCGCCGGTCGGTCTCGTGCTCGGTCACGAGATCACGGGCGAGGTCGTCGAGGTCGGCCGCGACGTCGAGACGCTGAAGATCGGCGATCTCGTGTCGGTGCCGTTCAACGTCGCGTGCGGCCGCTGCGCGATGTGCAAGGAAACGCATACGGGCGTCTGCCTGAACGTGAACCCGTCGCGCGCGGGCGGCGCGTACGGCTACGTCGACATGGGCGGCTGGATCGGCGGCCAGGCCGAATACGTGCTCGTGCCGTATGCCGACTTCAACCTGCTGAAATTCCCGGACCGCGATCAGGCGATGGCGAAGATCCGCGATCTGACCTGCCTGTCCGACATTCTGCCGACCGGTTATCACGGCGCGGTCAGCGCCGGCGTGAAGCCGGGTTCGACCGTCTACATCGCGGGCGCGGGCCCGGTCGGGATGGCGGCGGCCGCCTCGGCGCGCCTGCTCGGCGCGGCCGTGACGATCGTCGGCGACATGAACGCGGAACGCCTCGCGCATGCGAAGGCGATGGGCTTCGAGACGGTCGACCTGTCGAAGGACGCGACGCTCGGCGAACAGATCGCGCAGATCCTCGGCAAGCCGGAGATCGACTGCGCGGTCGACTGCGTCGGCTTCGAGGCGCACGGCCACGGCTCGTCGGGCCATGCTGAGGAAGCGCCCGCGACGGTGCTGAACTCGCTGATGGAAATCACGCGGCCGGCCGGTGCGATCGGCATCCCGGGCCTGTACGTGACGGACGATCCGGGCGCGCAGGACAAGGCCGCGCAGCACGGCAGCCTGAGCATCCGCTTCGGTCTCGGCTGGGCGAAGTCGCATTCGTTCTTCACGGGCCAGACGCCGGTGCTGAAGTACAACCGCAACCTGATGCAGGCGATCCTGTACGACCGCCTGCCGATCGCGAAGATCGTCAACGTGACGGTGATCTCGCTCGACGACGCGCCCGAAGGCTACAAGAAGTTCGACGGCGGCGCGCCGCGCAAATTCGTGATCGATCCGCACGGGCTGCTCGCGGCCTGA